The region ACCTGCAGGCGCGCGTCGAGCACACGCAGCATCTCGCCGCCGGGCGTCACCCCTTGCAGGCTGGTGCGAAAGCGCCGATGGGCGTAGCGCAGCTCCACCGGGGCGCTGCGCAGGGGCTCCACCTGGCGCACGCCCTCCAGGGCGGCCAGTTCATGCAGCACGCGGCGCGAAGTGGGTTCGACAAAGGTCACCGCCAGGTCATAGCGCTGGGCCAGTTTGAACTGGACCGCCAGCATGTAATCGACCGCCCCCTGCTGAAAATTGCCGACGGTGAGAATCGCGCACGACAAAGCGATGCCGGTGACGGACAGCAGGGCCTTGACGGGCCGGCGCTCGATTTCGCGCAGAATCATGCGCAGGGGCTGGTTCATCCAGCGCCCCAGGCCCCAGCGCTCCGCCAGGGTGGGACGAAACCGGGCCGGCGGCTCAGGGCGCATGGCCTCGGCGGGCGGCAGGCGCACGGCGCGGCGCACCGCCCCGAGGGCGCCCAGCAGCGCCGCGCCAAAGGTGATCAGCGCGGCCAACAGCAGTTCACGCGGCGCGAGACGGTAGTCGAGCAGCGGAAAACGGAAAAAATCCATGTAGAGGCGCGCCAGGGCCTGCCCAAAGGCATAGCCGCCGGCAATGCCCAGCAGCAGTCCGCCCGCCGTCATCCACAGCACCAACTGGGCATAGTGGGCGCCCACGGCCAGGTTGTCGTAACCAAAGGCCTTGAGCACCGCGATCTGCTCGCGCTGGGTGGCGATCAGCCGGGCCGTCACCACATGCAGCAAAAAGGCCGCCACGCCGAGAAAGATGGTGGGAAACACCCGCGCCATGGTGCCCAGCTGGGCAAACTCGGCCTCCAGGTAGCTGTGCGACGTCTGATCGGCGCGCCCTATGGCGCCGGTGCCTCCATAGGGTGCCAACAGCCGGTCGAGGGCGGCGATCACCTCGCCTTGCGCCGCGTCGCGCTCCAGGGTCAACGCCAGGCTGTTGAAGGCCCCCTCCATGTCGAAGGCGCTCTCCACGGGGGACTGGTTCATCCACAGCAAAGCGTAGCGCAGGGGATCGGGAAACAGATCGCCGGGCTTGATCTGGTAGACATGCTCGGGACTCAAACCGATGCCGACCAGGGTCAGCATCTGGCGACGGCCGTTGATCACCGCCGCCACCTGATCGCCGGGTTTGAGGCCATGGGCTTCGGCGAAGGGCTCGGAAATCACCGCCTCGGCATCGCGCCCCGCCTCGGGCAGCCGCCCCAGGCGCAGAAACAGCCGATTGAGCTCGGCGTTGCGCCCATCGGGCAACGAGCTCAGCAGCGCGGTGGCCGGATCGTCGAAACCCTCGACCTCCAGGCGCGCGGCCGCCACCACGCGGCTTTCCACCTGACGCACCCCGTCGATGGCGGCCACCTGCGCGAGCAGTTCCCGTGGAGCGCGCTTGAGGGAAGCAAACACCTCGGCGAAGCGGTAATCGCGATAGTAGGCATCGCGACCGGCGCGCAGGGCATCCAGGGTCGAGAGCGACATCACCAGGGTGGCCACTCCGCCCGCGATCACCACGGCGATGGCCAGCGCCTGGCTGCGCAAGTGCCACAGGTCGCGCCGGAGTTTGCGCCCCAGCGCCCTCACCAGGACAACTCCCGCGCCGCGCACCGCTTAGGGTTGCGCTCGATCCTGCCGATGCGCCCGTCGCTCAGGTGAATGATGCGGTGCGCCATGCGCGCGATGTCGGCATTGTGCGTGATGACCACGGTGGTGGTACCCAGCTCGGCGTTGATGCGCTCCAGCGCCTCGAGCACCACCACGCCGGTCCGCGAATCGAGGGCGCCGGTCGGTTCATCGCACAGCAGCACCGCGGGGCGCTTGGCGATGGCGCGGGCGATGGCCACGCGCTGCTGCTCGCCGCCGGAGAGCTGCGCCGGGAAATAATCGAGGCGCTCACCCAGCCCCACCAGCGCCAGGGCCTCTTCCGGCGCCATGGGGTCGCGGGCGATGTCGGTGACGATGGCGACGTTTTCCCGCGCCGTGAGGCTCGGAATCAGATTGTAGAACTGAAACACAAAGCCCACGGCATGGCGGCGAAATTCGGTCAGTTCCGCCTCGCCGGCCCGCACCAGATCGCGCCCGCCGCAGATAACCCGTCCCGCCGTGGGCGCGTCGAGACCGCCGAGAATGTTGAGCAGGGTGGATTTGCCGCTGCCCGAGGGCCCCAGCAGCACGACGAATTCCCCACGGAAGAGATCCAGATCCACTCCGCGCAGGGCCGTCACCTCCACCTCGCCCATACGGTAGATCTTGGTCAGCCCTTCGGCGTGGAACACCACGGACTGCGACTCTGCTCTCCCCTGGGGCAACGGCGCCTCCATGACACGGCGCGCCCGCGTCGCATGAACCGCCCCCCCAAGGGCGCCACCGCGACGGCCAGACGGCCGCTCAGGCAATTATACCCGGGAAATCACTGCCAGAAGGAATGAAAGGGATCGTCGTCGACGGCCTGCAGAAGGCGTTTGAGATTCAGGGTGGGACCGGCGTTGAGGTAGAGCCGCCAGGAATCGCCGGCCGCGGGATAATGCAGGGACCACTGGTTGAGCTCGGGCTGGTAGCGGAACTGGGCGACGCGCCGTCCGCTCCAACTCGACGGGTTGGAGAGCGTGATGCGTTCCTCGAACAGCGTGACGCACTCGCCCGCGATGTGAAAACTGATCCGCACCTCGTTGCGGAAACAGGGAGGGACCTTGCCTTCGCAGTATTGGGCGAATTCCCTTTCCGCGCTCTTGCGCAACAGCTCGGGCAGTTCCATGGGAGAGGCTCCTCGGAGGCGGCGGCCTTCAGGGCAGGCAGCTGGCGCAGCGCGGACGAAACAAGGTGGTGCTCAGGTAGCGATCGCCGCGATCGGGCAGCAGAGTCACCAGGGTGCCGGCGTTCATCTCGCGGGCGACCCGCAGGGCGCCGGCCACCGCCGCGCCGCCCGACATGCCGGCCAGAATCCCCTCCTTGAGGGCCAGCTGCCGGGCCATCTCGAAGGCGTCCTCGTCCTCGACGTTGATCTTGAGATCCAGGCGCGCCTCGTCGTAGATCTCGGGAACAATCGCCTCGCGCATGTTCTTGAGGCCCTGCACCTTGTGGCCGAGCACCGGCTCCACCCCGACGATGCGCGCCGCGGCCTTGCGCTCGCGCAGATAACGGCCGGTGCCCATGAGGGTGCCCGAGGTGCCCATGCCCGCGACGAACACATCCACGGCGCCCTCGGTCTGGCTCCAGATTTCGGGGCCTGTGGTTTCGTAGTGGGCCAGCACGTTGTTGGGATTGGCGTACTGATTGGGCATGTAGTAGCGCGCGGGATCCTCGGCGAGAATGCGATGGGCGAGGCGGATGGCGCCGTCGGTCCCCTCCTCGGCGGGTGAGAGCACCAGTTCGGCGCCGAAGGCTTCGAGAATCTGGCGACGCTCCATGCTCACGCAGGCCGGCATGACCAGCTTGATGCGATAGGCGCGGGCGGCGGCGATCATCGCCAGGGCGATGCCGGTGTTGCCCGAGGTCGGCTCCAGAATCACCTTGTCGCGCACCAGCGCGCCGCTCTCCTCGGCCTTGCGGATCATGTGCCAGGCCGGACGATCCTTGACCGATCCCCCCGGATTGTGCCCTTCGAGCTTGGCGAAAATGCGCACGCGCGGATTGGGGTTGAGATGAAGCAGCTCCACCAAGGGAGTGTTGCCGATCAGACGGCAGAGACTATGTTGCGGATCGGGCAGCAAGGACGGATTCCTCATGAAATTTGAGTGAAGGTCGCTTTCAAGACCGAGACGAGATTGTCACGTCATTAAGGGATCGACCAGGGGTGGATTGTTTCTTAGGTAATCGCGCGCCTCACAGATGATTTGTTCCGCGGTTTCCTCACGCGGTCGACATTTTTCCGCCCACGGGCGACCAGGATGAAGAACGTCCCATCTTGGCCTGAGGCCCTGATGCCGCCCCGCGCCTGGATCATGGTTGCCAAAGCCGTCAATCAGCTTGTTCCACAAGGGATCGAATTTCGCGATCAGCAAGGTTTCCCCCAGGGGAATCCAGATATCATCCACGACCAGGTAGCGGCAAGAAAAGTCGGCGATATCCAGGTTCGTCGCATCCTCGATACTTTTCAGGTGCTGCTTGATCCGGTCATGCAGCACCCTTCCGGGAGGCGCTTCCAACGTCGAACCCTTCCTCGCACCCTTGGGGACCGCCTTTCCGACGTAAATCGGGGCAGCGAATTTTCCATGCCGGTTACGCTCGGCGATTATCTCGTATCCCTCAAAGGGCCCCGTGTAATAGATGGCGTAAATGCCCGCGCCCTCGAAAACCGCCAGGCTTGCCAGCGGAACGACGGGACCCCGCAGCATGGCCTGTCCGACGCTTTCACCCAAATGACGCTTATCCAAGGGATTGAATGGCACGACCTTGCCGGTTGTCATGCGACATTCCTCCCGCGCGCGCGAAGCAATTGGCGAATACCGACCACGGCAAGGCATTCGGCCACGGACGCCGCGACGCGACGAGCCAAGGCGACAGGAACGGCGTTGCCGAGTTGCCGCATGGTTTCGGACCAGGAACCGTGAAACACGTAGCCATCCGGAAAAGTTTGGATTCGGGCGGATTCCCGGGCACTGAAATAACGAACGCTCCCGTCGCCCATCACCATCATGTTTTCCCCGCCGGGAACACCATGATCGCCCGCCTTGAGGGTCTTTGCCGGAAGATCCAAGGGGCTGCCCGTATGCCCCGTGTACACTCTGGCCCCATCCTGGAAATGATGGTTGTGCCAGCCCGCGGCCGAACTATCGCGAGGGTCGGGCATATCCGCGAGCGCATCCCTTACCGTGCGCCAGGCCTGGCCATCGGGAGGCAAAAGACTGGAACTCAACCCCCTGATGCGTGACTGGAGCCTTTCGGGCGGATTGGGCCGCTTGGCCGGTGAAATGCCGTGTCTTTCCCAGTATTCCCCCGACACCCATTGCGCGTGCAGAAGGGCGTCAAGGGAATGGGTCGGCTTCGGAAATGACCACTCGACGCCGAGATCGGAACGAAATCCCACGATGAAAACCCGCTCGCGCCTCTGGGGTACGCCATGATCGGCGGCGTTGACGAGGGTCGGCACCACGTTGTAGGTGAGACCTCCCGCATGCTGGGTGCCCGAGGTTTTTTCCTCCTGGAGGCGCCGCAAGTGATCCATCCAGGTCTCGCCTTGTCGCTTGCCAACTTCCGGAAACTCAAACTGAAGCAGGATGTACTGATAATAGTTCGCGAAACTCGACCGCGTCAGTCCCTTAACGTTTTCGAGGATGAAAGCCCTGGGCCGCACCCTCCGTACGATTTCCACGGTGGCGGGGAACATGTCGCGTCGATCGCCGTGCGCCTTGTGCTTTCCACCCATGGAAAACGGCTGGCAGGGTGGCCCGCCCGCGACGAGGTCGATGCCTTCGGGGATCGCGGACCAGTTAAATTCGCGCACATCGCCTTCCCAAAGAGGCCAGTCCTGAACCAGGGGATAACCGCGCCTTTGATTCTCCCTGATGGTGTCGCAGGCCCAACGATCCCATTCCACGACAGCCAAGGAATCAAATCCCGCCAGGGTAACTCCCATGGCAAGCCCGCCCGCCCCGGCGTAAAGTTCCACAGCCTTCATTCGCCGCCCTCCGATCCACAAAGAAATTCCCTCACGGACATTCCGACACGCACGGTATCGTTCATTTCACACTCCCATACAACCAATACACGCCATCCCAGGGCCATTAGACGTTTCTGGTCGCGCGCGTCCCGATCCTTGTTGGCGTCGAGTTTCTGTTTCCAAAACTCCAACCTGGATTTGGGCAGCCGCGCAAGTTTGCAGTTTTCGTGACGGTGCCAAAAACACCCATGCAGGAAAATTACGGCGCGCTTGGAGGGGAAGACCAAATCCGGCGTTCCCGGCAAGGACTCGACATGCAAACGATACCGAAATCCCATGTTGTGCACCAGATGCCGCAACTTCATTTCGGGGTTGGAATTCTTGCCCCGAATGAGGGACATGCGCCGGCTTCGTTCCTTCGGGGATAGAGTGTCCACTCGAAACTCCACAACCGAATCGACATACCGTGATTATCGCACCATCACCCGCCTTAGGCGTATCGGGAGATTATAGCGGCGCTCGTCGGAATGAGCAAACACTCAGCGCGGATCAGGGCGGATCAGCGCGGAACCAAGCAAGAGCCCCACGCCCGCCTAGAACAGCCCGTGCAGCGGCCCGCCGCGCGCCGCCAGTTCCTCGACGCGCCGCACCGCGGCGGGGTCTTCCTCCAGGGCGGGCGGATGGTGATCCTTGCGCCGCGCGTCGATCACCAGGCTGCCGGTGCAGCCCCAATGCTTGG is a window of Geoalkalibacter sp. DNA encoding:
- a CDS encoding ABC transporter permease, translated to MRALGRKLRRDLWHLRSQALAIAVVIAGGVATLVMSLSTLDALRAGRDAYYRDYRFAEVFASLKRAPRELLAQVAAIDGVRQVESRVVAAARLEVEGFDDPATALLSSLPDGRNAELNRLFLRLGRLPEAGRDAEAVISEPFAEAHGLKPGDQVAAVINGRRQMLTLVGIGLSPEHVYQIKPGDLFPDPLRYALLWMNQSPVESAFDMEGAFNSLALTLERDAAQGEVIAALDRLLAPYGGTGAIGRADQTSHSYLEAEFAQLGTMARVFPTIFLGVAAFLLHVVTARLIATQREQIAVLKAFGYDNLAVGAHYAQLVLWMTAGGLLLGIAGGYAFGQALARLYMDFFRFPLLDYRLAPRELLLAALITFGAALLGALGAVRRAVRLPPAEAMRPEPPARFRPTLAERWGLGRWMNQPLRMILREIERRPVKALLSVTGIALSCAILTVGNFQQGAVDYMLAVQFKLAQRYDLAVTFVEPTSRRVLHELAALEGVRQVEPLRSAPVELRYAHRRFRTSLQGVTPGGEMLRVLDARLQVLDPPREGVVLTDYLAEILGVRPGDQLQVEVLAGRRVRFEVAVEGLVSEYVGVAAYMDLDALNRLLGEGQALSGALLALEPGARAGVMARLREAPRVAGIGDRLAAMESFYETLDQTVLVFSFISTLLAASIAFGVVYNSARIALSERARELASLRVLGLRRGEVSTILLGELALLTLAGIPLGFVFGRFLCWYMTVGMRSDFYRVPLVMEPSAYAFAALVVAGSAVLSGWIVRRRLHGLDLVAVLKTRE
- a CDS encoding ABC transporter ATP-binding protein, which produces MEAPLPQGRAESQSVVFHAEGLTKIYRMGEVEVTALRGVDLDLFRGEFVVLLGPSGSGKSTLLNILGGLDAPTAGRVICGGRDLVRAGEAELTEFRRHAVGFVFQFYNLIPSLTARENVAIVTDIARDPMAPEEALALVGLGERLDYFPAQLSGGEQQRVAIARAIAKRPAVLLCDEPTGALDSRTGVVVLEALERINAELGTTTVVITHNADIARMAHRIIHLSDGRIGRIERNPKRCAARELSW
- a CDS encoding DUF3024 domain-containing protein; translation: MELPELLRKSAEREFAQYCEGKVPPCFRNEVRISFHIAGECVTLFEERITLSNPSSWSGRRVAQFRYQPELNQWSLHYPAAGDSWRLYLNAGPTLNLKRLLQAVDDDPFHSFWQ
- a CDS encoding PLP-dependent cysteine synthase family protein: MPDPQHSLCRLIGNTPLVELLHLNPNPRVRIFAKLEGHNPGGSVKDRPAWHMIRKAEESGALVRDKVILEPTSGNTGIALAMIAAARAYRIKLVMPACVSMERRQILEAFGAELVLSPAEEGTDGAIRLAHRILAEDPARYYMPNQYANPNNVLAHYETTGPEIWSQTEGAVDVFVAGMGTSGTLMGTGRYLRERKAAARIVGVEPVLGHKVQGLKNMREAIVPEIYDEARLDLKINVEDEDAFEMARQLALKEGILAGMSGGAAVAGALRVAREMNAGTLVTLLPDRGDRYLSTTLFRPRCASCLP
- a CDS encoding Eco29kI family restriction endonuclease; protein product: MTTGKVVPFNPLDKRHLGESVGQAMLRGPVVPLASLAVFEGAGIYAIYYTGPFEGYEIIAERNRHGKFAAPIYVGKAVPKGARKGSTLEAPPGRVLHDRIKQHLKSIEDATNLDIADFSCRYLVVDDIWIPLGETLLIAKFDPLWNKLIDGFGNHDPGAGRHQGLRPRWDVLHPGRPWAEKCRPREETAEQIICEARDYLRNNPPLVDPLMT
- a CDS encoding DNA cytosine methyltransferase; the encoded protein is MKAVELYAGAGGLAMGVTLAGFDSLAVVEWDRWACDTIRENQRRGYPLVQDWPLWEGDVREFNWSAIPEGIDLVAGGPPCQPFSMGGKHKAHGDRRDMFPATVEIVRRVRPRAFILENVKGLTRSSFANYYQYILLQFEFPEVGKRQGETWMDHLRRLQEEKTSGTQHAGGLTYNVVPTLVNAADHGVPQRRERVFIVGFRSDLGVEWSFPKPTHSLDALLHAQWVSGEYWERHGISPAKRPNPPERLQSRIRGLSSSLLPPDGQAWRTVRDALADMPDPRDSSAAGWHNHHFQDGARVYTGHTGSPLDLPAKTLKAGDHGVPGGENMMVMGDGSVRYFSARESARIQTFPDGYVFHGSWSETMRQLGNAVPVALARRVAASVAECLAVVGIRQLLRARGRNVA
- a CDS encoding very short patch repair endonuclease, which translates into the protein MDTLSPKERSRRMSLIRGKNSNPEMKLRHLVHNMGFRYRLHVESLPGTPDLVFPSKRAVIFLHGCFWHRHENCKLARLPKSRLEFWKQKLDANKDRDARDQKRLMALGWRVLVVWECEMNDTVRVGMSVREFLCGSEGGE